In Rhinoderma darwinii isolate aRhiDar2 chromosome 9, aRhiDar2.hap1, whole genome shotgun sequence, the following are encoded in one genomic region:
- the LOC142661093 gene encoding uncharacterized protein LOC142661093 translates to MAALNNGHGWSPIHHAAYKNHLTLVERLIESSGYEHLEMKTDDTLQNTPLLLAAARGNRPMVHLLVNHGADITYVNTCRQGVIEISALFGHMDLIKYFLRLDNKNLNVYKRLVALLDHDSEDDVYGACFIISELTSQPEDQGPNCHLNNFVDEGLVSQLVEVLKKNLAENVKMRTLNVFRCILWNKNVKRKVVELDGFRVLVSLIFYGSNLLLPVIMACICEMATDKDFAEDLSATVIPALNKMISSLEQEDVLQSTLKVLDLLAAGSTICKDTIGREVGLLGMLINLFKICQENSLLTVWSEAIGSIAEGNLSNQDIFLSQNIGSCLHQMLKSQNRDVQMSAVKTLYRLVEGNPPAQKKVFESYNFSPLVLLLRKSKSQFTQEAIAKTLWALSGLDTETQRMVAARIGVTLLVEFLSSPSYILNLIGTRGLRVLVRGPYDLRNAVMSADGARHLIRLLRSPLEDVVLTAIQALQHVCLGVGFIPHGKLQSAVANFRGLKFLIALMRHSKSEHIKVEAALAIAASVLGHSENLKLIGKNSGFSYSHVLLLLRSSDEEVRLTAGEALATFAFNSTSQQKDIVQNGGLTWGDFSPVLESADPNHRALAAFQLVVLAHIISDKDPSYTCAVGIQTLVGLLETTPSYDTLALAADCVARLSHTRAGLSAAMVSIDIVNLLCPLLSSPSQQVKGSASIALSYLSFNPLAERQLLQRCRRDPELVKVLIYFNKKRRWSETFTERWRHMRKLTLPPIRRTELFVTSSGRQTKDRRKIHSSAGNQIVAIPAEDFSNSAHSETNRKNHCLSV, encoded by the exons ATGGCAGCCTTGAACAATGGCCACGGGTGGTCCCCAATACACCATGCCGCCTACAAAAATCATCTTACACTTGTGGAACGTCTTATTGAATCTTCAGGATATGAACACCTCGAGATGAAGACTGACGATACTCTTCAAAACACTCCTTTGCTTTTGGCTGCTGCACGTGGAAATCGACCAATGGTCCATCTATTGGTCAATCATGGAGCTGATATCACCTACGTGAACACCTGCAGACAAGGAGTAATAGAAATCTCTGCTCTTTTTGGTCATATGGACCTTATTAAATACTTTCTAAGACTTGATAACAAGAACTTAAATGTATATAAAAGACTCGTTGCTCTTCTAGACCATGACTCGGAAGATGATGTCTATGGGGCATGTTTCATCATCTCAGAGTTGACCAGTCAGCCGGAAGATCAAGGGCCAAATTGCCATTTGAACAATTTTGTAGACGAAGGACTGGTCTCCCAATTGGTTGAAGTCCTTAAGAAGAACCTTGCTGAGAATGTAAAGATGCGAACCTTAAATGTTTTTAGATGTATCTTGTGGAATAAGAATGTGAAGAGAAAGGTGGTGGAGCTAGATGGGTTTCGGGTTCTGGTATCATTAATCTTCTATGGTTCTAACCTGCTCCTTCCTGTAATTATGGCTTGCATATGTGAGATGGCTACAGACAAAGACTTTGCAGAAGACCTTTCGGCCACCGTCATCCCAGCACTCAACAAGATGATTTCTAGTTTAGAGCAAGAGGATGTTCTGCAGTCAACTTTGAAAGTCTTGGACCTTCTTGCGGCTGGGTCAACCATATGTAAAGACACTATAGGCAGAGAAGTTGGTCTTCTTGGCATGCTGATAAATCTCTTTAAAATTTGTCAAGAAAACTCTTTACTAACGGTTTGGAGTGAGGCTATTGGCAGCATTGCTGAAGGAAACCTAAGCAACCAGGATATTTTTCTTAGTCAGAACATTGGTTCATGTCTCCATCAGATGTTAAAATCCCAAAATAGAGACGTCCAGATGTCTGCGGTAAAAACTCTTTACAG ACTTGTGGAAGGGAATCCTCCGGCTCAGAAGAAAGTCTTTGAGTCTTACAACTTCTCTCCGCTCGTACTTCTGCTAAGAAAGAGCAAGTCCCAGTTCACACAGGAAGCCATCGCCAAGACACTGTGGGCCCTGTCAGGACTGGATACGGAAACTCAGAGGATGGTGGCGGCCAGAATTG GTGTAACTCTGCTGGTCGAATTTCTGTCCTCTCCGTCTTACATTCTAAATTTAATTGGAACCAGAGGACTGAGGGTCTTGGTGCGAGGACCCTATGACCTGAGGAATGCAGTGATGTCCGCTGATGGGGCCCGACATCTCATACGTCTCCTGAGGTCTCCCCTGGAGGATGTTGTACTGACTGCAATACAAGCTCTGCAGCACGTCTGTCTGGGAGTGG ggTTTATTCCACATGGAAAACTCCAGAGTGCTGTAGCCAATTTCCGGGGGCTGAAGTTCCTGATCGCGTTGATGCGACACTCTAAGTCGGAGCACATTAAGGTGGAGGCAGCCCTTGCAATTGCAGCATCTGTTCTGG GGCATAGTGAGAATCTGAAGCTGATTGGGAAAAACTCAGGCTTTAGTTACTCTCACGTCCTCCTCCTGCTGCGCTCGTCTGATGAAGAGGTTCGCCTGACCGCCGGAgaagctttggccacttttgcttTTAACAGTACAAGCCAACAGAAGGACATAGTCCAGAACGGAGGGCTGACGTGGGGAGACTTTTCACCAGTCCTAGAATCAGCCGATCCGAATCACAGGGCTCTCGCAGCATTTCAG TTGGTGGTGTTAGCGCACATCATTTCTGATAAGGATCCGTCATACACCTGTGCTGTCGGTATACAGACATTGGTTGGGTTACTGGAGACTACACCGTCCTACGACACCTTGGCACTGGCTGCGGACTGTGTAGCCAGATTGTCACATACTCGGGCAG GGCTTTCTGCCGCCATGGTCTCCATTGATATTGTGAATttgttgtgtccactcctgtccaGCCCGTCGCAGCAGGTGAAAGGTTCAGCCTCTATTGCGTTGTCTTACTTAAGCTTCAACCCACTGGCAGAGAGGCAGCTATTACAGAG GTGCAGAAGAGACCCGGAGCTCGTGAAGGTCTTAATTTACTTCAACAAGAAGAGGAGATGGTCAGAGACTTTCACGGAGCGGTGGAGACACATGAGAAAGCTGACGCTGCCCCCGATCCG GCGGACAGAATTATTTGTGACCTCCTCTGGCAGGCAGACGAAGGACAGAAGAAAAATCCACAGCTCTGCAG GGAACCAGATCGTCGCAATCCCGGCTGAAGATTTCTCAAATTCCGCACATTCCGAGACCAACAGGAAGAATCATTGCTTATCAGTTTAA